One part of the Mariniblastus fucicola genome encodes these proteins:
- a CDS encoding STAS domain-containing protein, producing the protein MSENLECLELDKVETVAVVKFRDKKVMDPSRIEQMGRELLDLADDEENERLLINFDNVSFFSSAAINKLIVLEKQVRAKGGKLRLCNLRPEVRDLFSYTSLDQMFQIDQEQVESIEALTN; encoded by the coding sequence ATGAGCGAAAATCTGGAGTGTTTGGAACTGGACAAGGTCGAGACGGTGGCCGTCGTCAAGTTCCGTGACAAGAAAGTAATGGATCCTTCCCGCATCGAACAGATGGGCAGAGAGTTGCTCGATCTGGCCGACGACGAGGAGAATGAGCGTCTGCTGATCAACTTTGATAACGTCAGTTTTTTCTCGAGTGCCGCGATCAACAAGCTGATCGTTTTGGAAAAACAGGTTCGAGCCAAAGGTGGCAAGTTGCGGCTGTGCAATCTTCGTCCTGAAGTTCGCGATCTTTTCAGCTATACCAGCCTGGATCAAATGTTTCAGATCGACCAAGAACAGGTCGAGTCAATTGAAGCCCTCACGAACTAG
- a CDS encoding ATP-binding protein — protein MSQGAQEFERVLESDPKHCADLVRELLDLLEVAGWSNDEMFSIRMAVEEAVMNAIKHGNDEDRDKNVHVLIRLEKDRFYTKISDQGKGFCPDEVPDPTKEANLEKTSGRGVMLMKTFVDECRYNKCGNSVELVKHRS, from the coding sequence ATGAGTCAAGGTGCCCAGGAATTCGAACGCGTCTTGGAGAGTGATCCGAAACACTGCGCCGATTTGGTGCGCGAGTTGTTGGATCTGCTTGAAGTGGCGGGCTGGAGCAACGACGAAATGTTCTCGATTCGCATGGCGGTCGAAGAGGCTGTGATGAACGCGATCAAACACGGCAACGACGAAGACCGCGACAAGAACGTGCATGTACTGATCAGGCTGGAGAAAGATCGCTTCTACACGAAAATATCGGATCAGGGAAAAGGCTTCTGCCCGGACGAAGTGCCGGACCCAACCAAGGAAGCCAACCTTGAGAAAACCAGCGGCCGCGGCGTGATGCTGATGAAGACCTTTGTCGATGAATGTCGCTACAACAAATGTGGCAACTCTGTCGAACTGGTCAAGCACCGTAGCTAG
- a CDS encoding amino acid permease produces MSSSANPADLAVSNSAPSNRQRNEKPEFQGFGTFGGVFTPCTLTILGVIMFRRFGYVVGNSGLMWALVILLCAKIITTLTTFSLSAVATNTKVKGGGAYFLISRSLGAEFGGAIGIVFFLAQAISVAMYVIGFAEVVNELNGSSVKLVALLTNVVVFICVFIGAGWTIKVQYFILATLVASLISFFLGGFDQFQWTQLSENVGPHFLNTLNADGGGKKENLFTMFALFFPAVTGIMAGANMSGDLKNPSRSIPVGTLWSIVTTAIVYAAMAFFIAGCRPAETLVSNFSVIGEISKWPVLITAGVFAATLSSALGSMMGAPRILQALAKDKIFPRLNLFGVGSGATNEPRRAVIVTFIISSLCIVLADLNTIAPLITMAFMITYGTINIATFYEGITKNPSYRPTFRYSHWVTSLLGAIGCITVMLLMNPLWALASAVMMVGIYFFIYRKQVESQFGDLGSGLLFERTRRNLLKLERTMYHPKNWRPIVLAMSGGGSNRLNLSMFGHWLTRGNGILNIGQVISGNAEEHIDRIANQEQLLEKFIVDEELDAFPNIVAAPKLSEGIEYLVQCSGLGALRPNTLLIGWPGDVEKATPLVSTLRTVQKLRRNVVIARLEPTETPKQAPPGTIDVWWRGRKNGELMLLFAHLLKQNPVWRNQPIRLMRVVSSEEAKADVLKHLHGLADESRIEIEAEVFVSDHPHHVIGKQSKDSAVTILGFELPDAGKEDKFFAQIERLIERLPRVLMVSSIGNVKLES; encoded by the coding sequence ATGAGTTCATCAGCAAACCCGGCTGATCTCGCAGTTTCGAATTCGGCTCCATCGAACCGTCAGCGAAACGAAAAACCCGAGTTCCAGGGATTTGGCACTTTCGGCGGCGTCTTCACGCCATGCACACTGACAATTTTGGGCGTGATCATGTTCCGGCGTTTCGGCTACGTCGTCGGAAACTCGGGACTGATGTGGGCGCTGGTGATTTTGCTATGTGCCAAAATCATCACGACTCTCACCACGTTTTCCCTCTCCGCGGTCGCCACCAATACGAAAGTCAAAGGCGGCGGCGCCTACTTTCTGATCAGCCGATCCCTCGGGGCCGAGTTCGGCGGCGCGATCGGCATTGTCTTCTTTTTGGCTCAGGCCATTTCGGTGGCGATGTACGTGATTGGATTCGCGGAAGTCGTCAACGAGCTCAATGGCAGCTCGGTGAAACTCGTTGCGTTGCTAACCAATGTCGTTGTGTTTATCTGTGTCTTCATCGGAGCCGGCTGGACGATCAAAGTTCAGTACTTCATTCTCGCTACACTCGTCGCATCGCTGATCTCATTTTTTCTTGGCGGCTTCGACCAATTCCAGTGGACTCAGCTCTCCGAAAACGTCGGTCCGCACTTTCTCAATACGCTCAATGCCGATGGTGGCGGGAAGAAAGAAAACCTGTTCACGATGTTTGCACTGTTCTTCCCGGCCGTGACCGGCATCATGGCCGGCGCAAACATGTCGGGAGACCTCAAAAATCCGAGCCGCAGCATTCCCGTCGGCACGCTGTGGTCGATTGTCACAACGGCGATCGTATACGCCGCGATGGCGTTCTTTATCGCCGGTTGCCGTCCGGCAGAAACGCTCGTCAGCAATTTCTCAGTGATCGGAGAAATTTCCAAATGGCCGGTTCTGATCACGGCCGGAGTCTTCGCCGCGACGCTTTCGAGCGCTCTAGGCAGCATGATGGGAGCGCCGCGAATCCTGCAGGCTCTCGCGAAAGACAAAATCTTCCCGCGGCTGAACCTGTTCGGTGTCGGCAGCGGAGCCACCAACGAACCGCGCCGCGCGGTGATTGTCACGTTCATTATCTCCAGCCTGTGCATCGTGTTGGCGGACCTGAACACGATTGCGCCGCTGATTACGATGGCTTTCATGATCACCTACGGGACGATCAACATCGCAACGTTCTACGAAGGCATCACGAAGAACCCCAGCTACCGTCCTACGTTCCGCTACAGCCATTGGGTGACTTCGCTGCTGGGAGCAATCGGCTGTATTACGGTCATGCTGTTGATGAACCCGCTGTGGGCTTTGGCATCCGCTGTGATGATGGTCGGGATCTACTTTTTCATCTATCGCAAACAGGTCGAAAGCCAATTTGGTGACCTCGGTAGCGGCTTGCTGTTCGAGCGAACCCGTCGGAACCTTCTGAAGCTTGAACGAACCATGTACCACCCCAAGAACTGGCGACCGATTGTGTTGGCGATGAGCGGTGGAGGCAGCAACCGATTGAACCTGTCGATGTTCGGCCATTGGCTGACTCGAGGGAATGGAATTCTGAATATTGGCCAGGTGATTAGCGGCAACGCAGAAGAACACATTGACCGCATTGCCAACCAGGAACAGTTGCTGGAAAAATTTATTGTCGATGAGGAGTTGGATGCGTTTCCGAACATCGTCGCAGCCCCAAAACTTTCCGAAGGTATCGAGTACCTGGTTCAATGCAGTGGCCTTGGTGCACTGCGGCCTAACACGCTGCTGATTGGCTGGCCCGGCGACGTCGAGAAAGCCACGCCGCTGGTTTCAACATTGCGTACGGTTCAAAAGCTACGACGGAACGTGGTGATTGCTCGGCTTGAGCCCACCGAAACTCCGAAGCAGGCGCCTCCGGGAACGATCGATGTCTGGTGGCGTGGTCGCAAGAATGGAGAGCTAATGTTGCTGTTTGCTCATCTGTTGAAGCAAAATCCAGTTTGGCGAAACCAACCGATTCGGCTGATGCGCGTTGTTTCGTCCGAGGAAGCCAAAGCCGACGTGTTGAAGCACTTGCATGGCCTGGCGGATGAATCGCGTATCGAAATCGAGGCCGAAGTTTTCGTTTCCGATCACCCGCATCACGTGATCGGCAAACAGTCAAAAGATTCAGCCGTCACGATTCTGGGTTTTGAACTGCCGGACGCCGGGAAGGAAGATAAGTTCTTCGCACAGATAGAACGTCTGATCGAACGACTGCCAAGAGTTCTGATGGTCAGCAGCATTGGCAATGTAAAACTGGAATCGTAG
- a CDS encoding AAA family ATPase produces the protein MHNFKHKIFKVCQELGDDFVCMRALLYPEINRLSDQCKSAQFDRRLIEISENTEIDSFSKRVLPSDPVTDSLSIELTPTKDVAAKRCWIKPAKFTMHYVAWQHSSELVRAWVPTLDLSIVKQGKVDAKFVGQIRSEIRSCLLRTQQLVELRKLVYLQNSGPFSIVESSYEVSLPSARDVAKEEPAENEKRELPEVASRLDKVNRASRKSKKSKRGAQTIPAFHIDDQIRQLAARLAEPDRQSVLLVGPSGVGKSKTVQALARRKRGFGFGPFEFWETSGSRIVAGMSGFGQWQDRCQKITEELKQRDGILHVGNLLELLETGKSSNQVQSIASWMQTQVQRGNLQIIAECTPEQLVIAETRDPQLLESLTVLRIDRPDSNLQKNIFGSVLDHLLENLPDSDSSDPAVTADPQAVDSVYWLHQRYATYSANPGRPIQFLQRLVEDAWHEVESSGDANRKVVLDAEFVARAFSARTGLPFFLLSRNEPLDLSATEDWFRQRVLGQPVPVQTVTNLIATIKSALSPPGKPIASLMFIGPTGVGKTEMAKSLAEFMFGSQQRLLRFDMSEFSDPVSVQRLIGGTGEKEGILTGKVKQHPFSVVLFDEFEKAHPAFFDLLLQVLGEGRLTDGQGRTTDFSTTIIVITSNLGAEQFKPVSFGFAGAENDADTKGQRYEDHFVTEVRNKLRPELFNRLDRIVPFRPLQMETVEQIVGREIEKLKKREGIWYRPVTLDVQPEVIQWLARSSMDLRYGARPIQRLIHDRLTVPLSESLANFTHEQSVAVAVTCDETDSARKIRIEAKGVEEGAAEIRSSRLLIDEIQQVRRRAQKLRDGDVMVGLRNEMFRLVQANQRDHRKFNKLLKKKHHDDSYLNSLQAAIREREPEIESHRFYIDMAASIFDRCSDFEEQMLLKYFAKQDVATGQARAEKNDLDAEVSEAIFKNFLFHSGAANRASVFIWSRHEDIRQQMVRAYIDFATSRNLRVTCYAVLRYDSSVEASRKQGTLGGVPDEDGDTEIVADLYRQPTNNPFSVSHAAPLGYALEFNGPAAFPMFGHEACRHQFREEKLRDALVEVTGEKVTRHQLSDLVTTLGPFDELSIKQRVYDFSRKVAVDAAFGHLRDVDFSSISKLVVGCVEKALEKHLDKFME, from the coding sequence ATGCACAATTTCAAGCACAAAATTTTCAAAGTCTGCCAGGAACTCGGAGATGATTTCGTCTGTATGAGAGCCCTGCTCTACCCCGAGATCAATCGTCTGTCCGATCAATGCAAGTCTGCACAGTTCGACCGGCGGCTGATTGAGATCAGCGAAAATACCGAGATTGATTCGTTCTCCAAGCGAGTGTTGCCATCGGATCCCGTAACCGATTCGCTGTCGATTGAGCTGACGCCAACCAAAGATGTTGCCGCAAAACGTTGTTGGATCAAGCCAGCCAAATTCACGATGCACTACGTCGCCTGGCAGCATTCAAGCGAGCTGGTGCGAGCCTGGGTTCCGACGCTCGATCTAAGCATCGTCAAGCAAGGGAAGGTCGACGCCAAGTTCGTGGGCCAGATTCGCAGTGAGATTCGAAGTTGTCTGTTGCGAACGCAGCAGTTGGTCGAGCTTCGCAAGTTGGTCTACTTGCAAAACTCCGGGCCGTTTTCGATCGTCGAGTCGTCGTATGAAGTCTCCCTGCCGTCGGCGCGGGACGTTGCGAAAGAAGAACCGGCCGAAAACGAAAAGCGTGAACTGCCCGAGGTCGCCAGTCGACTTGATAAAGTCAATCGTGCCAGCCGAAAGTCAAAGAAAAGCAAACGCGGCGCTCAAACGATTCCAGCGTTTCATATCGACGATCAAATCCGGCAGTTGGCGGCTCGGCTGGCGGAGCCGGATCGGCAAAGCGTCCTTTTGGTTGGCCCGTCGGGCGTGGGCAAATCCAAAACCGTCCAGGCACTCGCGCGGCGGAAAAGGGGATTCGGTTTCGGGCCATTTGAGTTTTGGGAAACCAGCGGCTCGCGGATCGTCGCAGGAATGTCAGGTTTTGGTCAGTGGCAGGATCGTTGTCAAAAAATCACCGAAGAGCTGAAGCAGCGAGACGGGATTCTGCACGTCGGCAACCTGTTGGAGCTGTTGGAAACCGGCAAGTCATCGAATCAGGTGCAGAGCATCGCTTCGTGGATGCAAACGCAAGTCCAACGAGGCAATTTGCAGATCATCGCCGAATGCACGCCCGAGCAGTTGGTCATTGCTGAAACTCGCGATCCGCAATTGCTTGAGTCGTTGACCGTACTGCGAATCGATCGACCGGATTCGAATTTGCAAAAGAACATTTTTGGCTCGGTGCTCGATCATCTGTTGGAAAACTTGCCCGACAGCGATTCGTCTGACCCTGCCGTGACTGCCGATCCACAAGCCGTCGATTCGGTGTACTGGCTGCACCAGCGCTACGCAACTTATTCGGCCAATCCGGGCCGTCCCATTCAGTTTCTGCAGCGTTTGGTTGAAGACGCGTGGCACGAAGTCGAAAGTTCTGGTGATGCGAACCGAAAGGTGGTGCTTGATGCCGAGTTCGTGGCACGTGCATTTTCTGCGCGAACGGGTCTGCCTTTTTTTCTGCTCAGCCGCAACGAGCCGCTCGACCTGTCGGCGACTGAAGACTGGTTTCGCCAAAGAGTTCTCGGGCAACCCGTTCCGGTCCAAACCGTGACGAACCTGATCGCAACGATCAAGTCCGCGCTTTCTCCACCCGGCAAACCGATCGCGTCGCTGATGTTTATCGGACCCACCGGCGTCGGCAAAACCGAGATGGCAAAATCGTTGGCCGAGTTCATGTTTGGTTCGCAACAGCGATTGCTGCGATTCGACATGAGCGAGTTTTCTGATCCGGTCAGCGTCCAACGACTGATCGGAGGGACGGGAGAGAAAGAAGGCATCCTTACGGGCAAGGTCAAACAGCATCCGTTTTCAGTGGTGCTGTTCGACGAATTCGAAAAAGCTCACCCGGCGTTCTTCGATCTGCTTCTACAGGTGCTCGGAGAAGGCCGTCTGACCGATGGGCAGGGGCGCACGACAGACTTTTCGACGACGATCATTGTGATCACTTCGAATTTGGGAGCCGAACAATTCAAACCGGTTTCGTTCGGATTCGCGGGCGCGGAAAATGATGCAGACACCAAAGGTCAACGCTACGAAGATCACTTCGTAACCGAAGTTCGAAATAAACTTCGTCCGGAATTGTTCAACCGTCTTGATCGCATCGTTCCGTTCCGGCCGCTGCAAATGGAAACCGTTGAGCAAATCGTCGGCCGCGAAATTGAAAAACTGAAAAAGCGGGAAGGCATTTGGTATCGCCCAGTCACCTTGGACGTTCAGCCGGAAGTAATCCAGTGGCTCGCTCGCAGCTCGATGGATTTGCGTTATGGAGCTCGCCCGATTCAGCGGCTGATCCACGATCGACTCACTGTTCCGTTGTCGGAGAGTCTGGCCAACTTTACTCACGAGCAAAGCGTCGCTGTTGCGGTCACTTGCGATGAAACGGACTCTGCGAGAAAAATTCGCATCGAAGCCAAAGGAGTCGAAGAGGGAGCCGCAGAGATTCGCTCGTCGCGGTTGCTGATCGATGAAATTCAGCAGGTTCGCCGACGCGCACAGAAGCTTCGGGATGGGGATGTGATGGTCGGATTGCGAAACGAAATGTTCCGGCTGGTTCAGGCAAATCAACGCGATCACCGCAAGTTCAACAAACTGCTCAAAAAGAAACATCACGACGATTCATATCTGAACTCCTTGCAAGCGGCGATCCGCGAGCGAGAACCCGAGATCGAAAGTCATCGCTTTTATATCGACATGGCGGCATCGATCTTTGACCGCTGTAGTGATTTCGAAGAGCAAATGTTGCTGAAGTACTTTGCCAAACAGGACGTGGCGACCGGTCAGGCCAGGGCCGAAAAGAACGATCTTGATGCGGAAGTCAGCGAAGCCATCTTCAAGAACTTTCTGTTCCATTCCGGTGCCGCGAACCGGGCTTCGGTTTTCATCTGGAGTCGGCATGAAGACATTCGGCAACAAATGGTCCGTGCCTACATCGATTTTGCTACGTCGCGAAACCTGCGAGTCACCTGCTACGCCGTGCTGCGATATGACTCCTCAGTTGAGGCGTCCAGGAAACAGGGAACGCTCGGCGGTGTGCCGGATGAAGACGGCGACACCGAGATCGTGGCGGATCTCTATCGCCAGCCAACGAACAATCCTTTCAGCGTCAGCCACGCAGCACCGTTGGGGTACGCACTCGAATTTAACGGACCTGCAGCGTTTCCGATGTTTGGTCACGAAGCCTGCCGTCATCAGTTCCGCGAAGAAAAATTGAGAGACGCGCTCGTCGAAGTGACCGGCGAGAAAGTCACGCGACATCAATTGTCGGATTTGGTCACGACACTGGGACCGTTTGATGAACTTTCCATCAAGCAGCGTGTCTACGACTTCTCTCGCAAGGTCGCGGTCGACGCCGCGTTCGGTCATCTTCGCGACGTGGATTTCTCAAGCATCAGCAAACTCGTCGTTGGTTGTGTGGAGAAAGCCCTAGAAAAACACCTCGACAAGTTTATGGAGTAA
- a CDS encoding AAA family ATPase, with translation MDISLPVYVKVIKGSVDRKTVYRTQLLFSSGHHSENIVLQRAIQRLTRNVRNRCDEFGKGWNQRKLLPLTFNPASLQHTTLKFDIQLRKTRYSCKYFMVWFQAMGRCIAFCPELPGVWFEFEKGELQARAEEVYLALFRKLEKDDGADFVSPDRYSIDSKSWLTSIDVTLNINQESRDEMEKKMLSMWTRETVSGDSELTRVGRCLDWLYPDDLDRAFLRDREAETLLSLLELPDRRPVLLVGDSLVGKTTLIHEVVARRVKARQDKALEKGQEQKANANRKNVWLLAPQRLISGMSYVGQWEQRVHAILKTAAEKKHTLYFDDLIGLFRAGKSSSSNLCVADLLRKPLQQRKVRFLAECTTGQYEQLLNLDRSFADLFHVMHLDEMDEDQTLRVCIKTSRTIEHQHQTNFDPDALPTVIQLQRQYGGAQRFPGKAVRFLKQIGIKLGYRQIRRNEVLQEMAATSGIQLPMVDDQQTLLRKDVVADFENQIVGQKSAVNACVDLVMTEKARLSPQGKPIMTLLFTGPTGVGKTETAKALANYLFGDAEKMVRFDLNEFKTGYSAARLVGTFDEPEGLLTSAIRHRPYSVILFDEIEKAHPDVFDVLLQVIGEGRLTDAIGRTTDFGNTVIVMTSNLGARRASQTVGFVPGDDQRHYIAAAEKFFRPEFFNRIDRVVPFHHLDREQIAEIAEGLMRKVVSREGLMRRRCILNVGPALISDIVDVGYDQAMGARGLKRAIEQHFTHPVAAELSSIRSETPTLITVRKKEPADTDDDRSSKLSIDVLPLENVETTEQPVYDSLEELGDMAEAFLDRIRENVLAQRPDGEISGRGMSPELLRYFALVEEANQIEQKINQLRVVSEAKSDTSMPAMPISQTRRSVADREKYSMPSKTFLQDVASIGDIHQFLQDAGAKGAITAETLADQLVRSCRVLEAMAQSNESEAIFFLKDSSANGLAEGLADSSVAASSQQRPYLHASHHEEAVRRMGFDWRAKEMMIGGQAVRLLYVSGSCVTAMLRNEIGFSLCCDSWGRLTLDETGILTSEDPDFQKLKAAILSEDAIREPVSCQSIETVRRHQVLRFWGNTSMDFRTEQTIDGKDQTQRLLSLIQSGLPLPNEFSASSQSKQSQRKGE, from the coding sequence TTGGATATTTCTCTGCCAGTTTACGTCAAAGTCATCAAAGGCTCTGTCGATCGCAAGACCGTGTACCGCACGCAGTTGCTGTTCTCGTCGGGACATCACTCCGAGAACATCGTGCTTCAGCGCGCGATCCAGCGGCTGACGCGAAATGTGCGCAATCGCTGCGACGAGTTCGGCAAAGGGTGGAATCAGAGAAAGCTCCTGCCGTTGACTTTCAATCCGGCTTCCCTGCAACACACAACGCTCAAATTCGACATTCAACTTCGAAAAACGCGGTACAGTTGCAAGTATTTCATGGTCTGGTTTCAGGCGATGGGCCGTTGCATCGCGTTCTGTCCGGAATTGCCAGGCGTGTGGTTTGAGTTTGAAAAAGGCGAGCTTCAGGCTCGGGCAGAGGAAGTTTATTTGGCTCTGTTTCGCAAACTTGAGAAGGACGACGGCGCAGATTTTGTTTCGCCGGACCGGTATTCAATCGATAGCAAATCCTGGCTGACGTCGATCGACGTGACACTGAATATCAATCAGGAGTCGCGCGACGAGATGGAGAAGAAAATGCTCTCCATGTGGACGCGCGAAACCGTCAGTGGAGATTCGGAACTGACGCGCGTGGGACGTTGCCTCGATTGGCTCTATCCAGACGATCTGGACCGGGCGTTTTTGCGCGACCGGGAAGCAGAAACGCTGCTTAGTTTGCTGGAGTTGCCAGACCGCCGGCCTGTGTTGCTGGTCGGCGATTCACTGGTTGGGAAAACAACGCTGATCCACGAAGTCGTCGCCCGCCGGGTGAAAGCTCGACAGGACAAGGCGCTTGAGAAGGGGCAGGAACAAAAAGCCAATGCCAATCGAAAGAACGTGTGGTTGCTCGCGCCACAGCGTTTGATATCGGGCATGTCTTACGTCGGCCAGTGGGAGCAGCGAGTTCATGCGATCCTGAAAACGGCGGCTGAGAAAAAGCACACGCTGTACTTTGACGATCTGATCGGACTGTTTCGGGCTGGGAAAAGTTCCAGTTCCAACCTCTGCGTCGCCGACCTGTTGCGGAAACCGCTACAGCAACGAAAAGTCAGGTTTTTGGCTGAATGCACAACCGGGCAGTACGAACAGTTGCTGAATCTCGATCGTAGCTTTGCGGACCTGTTCCACGTAATGCATCTCGACGAAATGGATGAAGATCAAACGCTTCGTGTCTGCATCAAAACCAGTCGAACGATCGAGCATCAACATCAAACAAACTTTGACCCTGACGCTTTGCCAACCGTGATCCAGCTTCAGCGTCAATACGGCGGCGCGCAGCGGTTCCCCGGAAAAGCCGTTCGTTTTCTAAAGCAGATTGGCATCAAGCTTGGCTATCGTCAAATTCGGCGCAACGAAGTGTTGCAGGAAATGGCGGCGACCAGTGGCATTCAGCTTCCGATGGTCGACGATCAGCAAACGCTGCTGAGGAAGGATGTTGTTGCAGACTTTGAAAACCAGATCGTCGGGCAGAAAAGCGCCGTCAACGCTTGCGTGGACTTGGTGATGACCGAGAAAGCTCGACTTTCGCCTCAAGGCAAGCCGATCATGACGCTCCTGTTCACAGGCCCGACTGGCGTTGGCAAAACGGAGACTGCAAAAGCGCTCGCGAACTATCTGTTTGGCGATGCAGAGAAGATGGTTCGCTTTGACCTCAATGAGTTCAAGACGGGTTATAGCGCCGCGCGTTTGGTTGGGACGTTTGACGAACCCGAAGGCTTGCTGACCAGTGCAATTCGGCATCGGCCCTACAGCGTCATTTTGTTTGACGAAATCGAGAAAGCTCATCCCGACGTGTTCGACGTGCTGCTGCAAGTGATCGGTGAGGGGCGGCTGACCGATGCGATTGGGCGGACGACAGATTTCGGCAACACGGTCATTGTGATGACCTCCAATCTGGGGGCTCGGCGTGCCAGCCAGACGGTGGGTTTCGTGCCAGGCGACGATCAACGGCACTATATCGCGGCCGCGGAAAAGTTCTTTCGGCCAGAATTCTTCAACCGGATCGACCGCGTCGTGCCGTTTCACCATCTCGACCGCGAGCAGATTGCCGAGATCGCGGAAGGGCTGATGAGGAAAGTTGTCTCTCGCGAGGGGCTGATGCGGCGGCGTTGTATCTTGAACGTTGGGCCGGCGTTGATTTCGGACATCGTCGATGTCGGATACGATCAGGCGATGGGCGCTCGCGGGCTCAAGAGAGCCATTGAGCAGCATTTTACGCATCCCGTGGCCGCGGAACTTTCATCCATTCGCAGCGAAACGCCGACGCTAATTACCGTCCGCAAGAAAGAACCCGCTGATACAGATGACGATCGGTCGAGCAAACTCAGTATCGACGTCTTGCCACTGGAGAACGTGGAGACGACCGAGCAGCCGGTCTACGATTCGCTTGAAGAACTTGGTGACATGGCAGAAGCGTTTCTTGATCGAATTCGAGAGAACGTATTGGCTCAGCGTCCCGACGGTGAAATCAGCGGTCGTGGTATGAGCCCCGAACTGCTTCGCTACTTCGCGCTTGTCGAGGAAGCCAATCAAATCGAGCAGAAAATCAATCAGCTGCGAGTTGTTTCGGAAGCAAAGTCCGATACGTCGATGCCAGCGATGCCGATCAGTCAGACTCGCCGCTCGGTCGCCGACCGCGAGAAGTACAGCATGCCTTCAAAAACGTTTTTGCAGGATGTGGCTTCGATCGGAGACATCCATCAGTTTCTCCAGGATGCGGGAGCCAAAGGCGCGATCACCGCAGAAACTTTGGCAGACCAATTGGTGCGAAGTTGTCGAGTTCTGGAGGCGATGGCTCAATCGAATGAATCCGAAGCAATTTTCTTTTTGAAGGACTCGTCAGCAAACGGCTTGGCTGAGGGGCTCGCGGACAGTAGCGTTGCTGCCAGTTCGCAACAGCGTCCGTACCTGCACGCATCCCATCACGAAGAAGCGGTCCGCAGAATGGGATTTGATTGGCGTGCGAAAGAGATGATGATTGGCGGCCAGGCGGTGAGGCTGTTGTACGTGTCGGGCAGTTGCGTAACGGCGATGCTGCGAAACGAAATTGGCTTTAGCCTGTGCTGCGACTCATGGGGGCGATTGACGCTGGACGAGACAGGAATCCTGACTTCTGAAGATCCTGACTTTCAAAAACTTAAGGCCGCGATCCTGTCCGAGGATGCGATTCGCGAACCTGTTTCCTGCCAGAGCATCGAAACTGTACGGCGTCATCAGGTGCTGCGATTTTGGGGCAACACGTCGATGGATTTTCGCACCGAGCAAACGATCGATGGCAAAGATCAAACTCAAAGGCTGCTGTCTCTGATCCAAAGCGGTTTGCCGCTGCCAAACGAATTTAGTGCTTCCAGTCAGTCAAAACAATCGCAACGGAAAGGGGAATGA